Sequence from the Carboxydocella sporoproducens DSM 16521 genome:
CATTTTTGCCTAAAATCAGGTATTATAAGGAATGTGTTAGCACTCTATTTAATTGAGTGCTAATAGTACATAAAGAGGAGGTTTCTCAGTGATGATTAAGCCGCTTGGAGACAGAATTGTCATTAAGCCCTTGGCATCGGAAGAAGTAACTGCCAGTGGGATTGTGTTACCCGATACAGCCAAGGAAAAGCCCCAGGAAGGGGAAGTAGTAGCTGTCGGCAATGGCCGTCTGCTGGAAAATGGTGAGCGGATAGCCCCGGAAGTCAAAGTAGGTGACCGGGTGGTCTACTCCAAATATGCCGGTACTGAAGTGAAATATGAAGGCGAGGAATATCTCATCCTGAATGAACGGGATATCCTGGCTGTAATCGAATAATAAGGGGGTTTAGCAAGTGGCGAAGCAGATTATTTTCGGTGAAGAAGCCCGTCGGGCTCTGGAACGGGGGGTAAATACCCTGGCTGAAGCTGTGCGGGTAACTCTGGGCCCCAAAGGCCGCAATGTGGTTCTGGAGAAAAAGTTCGGTTCCCCGCTGATTACCAATGACGGGGTTTCCATCGCCCGGGAAATCGAACTGCCCGATCCCTTTGAAAACATGGGTGCCCAGCTGGTCAAGGAAGTAGCGACCAAAACCAATGATGTAGCCGGTGATGGTACCACTACTGCGACTGTGCTGGCCCAGGCCATTATCCGCGAAGGTTTGAAGAACGTAGCTGCTGGTGCCAATCCCATGATCCTGAAAAAGGGGATTGAGAAGGCTGTAGCCGTTGCTGTTGAGGAAATCAAGAAAATGGCCCGTCCGGTGGAAAGTAAAGAAGCTATCGCCCAGGTTGCTTCCATTTCCGCTGCTGATCCGGAAATCGGCAACCTGATCGCTGAAGCCATGGAAAAAGTGGGTAAGGACGGGGTAATCACCGTTGAGGAATCCAAAGGTATCGGTACCACCCTGGATGTTGTGGAAGGGATGAATTTTGACAGGGGTTATATCTCCCCCTATATGGTAACTGATGCCGAGCGCATGGAAGCGGTGCTGAATGATCCCTTTATTCTGATCACTGATAAGAAAATCAGCTCCATTCAGGAAATTCTACCTGTTCTGGAGCAAGTAGTGAAAACCGGTAAGCCTTTGTTGATCATCGCTGAAGATGTGGAAGGGGAAGCCCTGGCTACCCTGGTGGTTAACAAACTGCGGGGCACCTTTAACTGTGTGGCTGTCAAGGCTCCTGGTTTCGGCGACCGCCGCAAGGCTATGTTGGAAGATATCGCTATTTTGACCGGTGGCCAGGTTATCTCCGAAGAACTGGGCCGCAAGCTGGATGCAGCTAACCTGTCCATGCTGGGTCGGGCCCGTCAGGTCAAGGTAACCAAGGAAGAAACCGTGATTGTGGATGGGGCTGGCTCTGCTGAAGAAATTCAGAAGCGGGTGGCCCAGATCCGCAAACAGTGGGAAGATGCCACTTCCGAATATGACAGGGAAAAACTACAGGAACGGCTGGCCAAACTGGCCGGTGGGGTAGCGGTAATCCAGGTGGGGGCTGCTACTGAAACTGAAATGAAGGAAAAGAAACTGCGCATTGAAGATGCTCTCAATGCTACCCGGGCTGCTGTGGAAGAAGGAATCGTCGCCGGTGGCGGTACCGCTCTGGTGGATGTAATTCCGGCTCTGGCTGCCATTGAGGCTGAAGGCGATGAAGCTACCGGTGTGGCTATCGTCCGCAAGGCCCTGGAAGAGCCTCTGCGTCAGATTGCCAATAACGCCGGTCTGGAAGGCTCCGTAATAGTTGAAAAAGTCAAGAGCATTGATCCTGGTATTGGCTTCAATGCTTTGACCGGTGAATATGTAGATATGATCAGTGCCGGTATCGTGGACCCGGCCAAAGTTACCCGTTCTGCTCTGCAGAATGCTGCTTCCATCGCTGCTATGTTGCTCACCACTGAGTGCCTGGTAGCCGATGAGCCCAAAAAAGAAGAACCGGCCATGCCCGGTGGCGGCATGCCTCCCATGATGTAAGCCAAAAGAAGGCAGGGATAATTCCTGCCTTCTTTTTATGTGTCATCGTCAAGAAAGTTTTTGGCGAACTCAGCCTGGTCCAGCAAAACCAGGGTCTGATATTCATTGACCAGCAGTTTAAGCAATTTTAAAAGCTTATCAATAATTTCTCCCGTTTTCACTGTACGCTCTACAGCTTCATCGATTTCGCTGCGATGGGAGAAGGCGTTGGCGCTGAGCTGATTGGCGGCACTGGCCATAGATGAATAGGCGGAGGCAAGGGTACCGAGAAAGCTGATGGTTTCCGAGAGCCGCTGTTTGACATACTGTAGAGCAGTTTCGGTTTCCGGGGGAAGCAGATTGCGAAATTGCTGCTCTTCCTGGCTCATGCCGCCATTCCTCCTTTCACCCTCATTTTATGCATGGATGGGAAGAAAAAGAAATATATCTTATAGTAATGGAAGGAGGGATTGGTGTGGAATGTAGCAGATGGGAAGGTCAACTGCGGGAGGTGATGGTGCAGGCAGTCTGTGCCCGCGGTGAGAAAAATCATATCCTGGAGTTTCAGCTCAAGCCCCTGCATCCAGCCAGCAAAGTCCTGGGCTGCTGGGCGGCAGATCATAACTTTTCCGGTTCTATAATTGGCGATACTGTGATTATAAATGGTGATCTGGAGCTGACCGTCTGGTATGCCTATGAGCAAAACCAGAAAACGGAGCTGCTGAGGGAGAGGCTCAACTATCTCTGTGAGATCGAACTGGAGAACCTTACTGGTCGGCTGGAACAGGGGGAAGAATTGCATTTAACTGAGGAAAAAGAACCCCAGGTCAGCTCTTATTATCTGGAGGAAGAAGAGATCAAGGGTGCGGTGGAGATAGGTTTTACCGCTGAAATCATGGGATTGACCAAATTGCGGGTATTAGCTTATCCTGCCGAAGAAGATTAAGAAAAAAGAAGGAAAAAGAAAAAAACTGTCGAAAATACAATTAAGAGAAAGAGAGAAAGTGCAAGTTGTTACGAGGAGGGAATATGATGGACTGGCGCCGGATTGCGCTGGCTGTAACCGTTGGGTTGGGGCTTGTCCTTTTTTTATTTGGTTGTAGTGGGGACAAGCCAAAAAAGGTAACTGAACGACAACCGGCGGCTGTCAGCCAGGAACAATTGAGAGCTTTTGTTACCACTCTCTCCGGGGTAATAAACAAGGAAGCAGAAGGGTATCAGAAGCTGACTGACAGTATCAAGGCCCTGGGATATGGGAAAACAACACCGGCCCAAACCAAACAGGAAGCCGAAAAACTTCTGGCTTTGAACCAGCAGTTGAGGCAGGAACTGGATGGCCTGCAAACCACTACCCGGGAAATGGAGGAAGCGGAAGGCAATATCGCTACCTGTATTTATTTGCGCAATCAGGTAGTAGAGAAATTTGTTCAGCGCCTGGCCAAATCTCCTGCGCCCAAAACCAGTGAACTAAATGGGGTTTTAAAAGAGTTACGGGAGTCAGAAAGTTTTGCTGAAGCTGCCTCCGGCAAGCTGGCTGTTTTGAAGCAACAGGCAGGCATGGAATAAGGGTTTGCGAAAACCGGCTCAAGCTGGTTTTTTTTTCTTTCTTCATAGGCATAGACTTTTTTCACCGAATTAGGTTATATTTAAGGCAGGGAGGAATGAAAAATGGCCAAAAATACCCGCAAACAAACCTTATTATCTTTTGCCAAGTTATTTGGGGCTGCGTTACTGGGAGCTATCGGACTGGATCAGGTCAAAGAAGGGCTGGTATTACTGGCAGCGGTGCCGGGGACATCCTGGCCGGAAGCTCTGGTGCGTCTGGTCCTGGGCTCGGCAGCATTGCTGTTTGGGCTTTATGTGATATTGCGTTTTGTTTACCACTATGACAAGGCACGGGGACGGGTCAAAAACAAAATCAAGTTTCTGGAGTAGATGAGAATGGATAAAAAGTTTAAGATCACTGTCTATTCCAAAGAAAATTGTTGCCTATGTGACAAGGCTAAAGCCATTATCGACAGGGTGAAGCGTTACTGGGAACTGGAAGTGGAAGAAGTGGACATCACCATGGATCCGCAGCTGTTTGAGCTGTATAAGGAGAAAATTCCGGTAGTGGCCATTGATGGTGAACCGATATTTTTCGGTAAAATCAGCGAACTCTGGCTCAAGCGGGAACTGGCGAGGAGAGGAGAGTGAGAGCTTTGGAATTGAAACTGGACGAGCTGGCCGGTCTTTGTGAAGGGCTGGACTTGCCTGCCTACTGGGTGGACCGTTATGGTTTTATCCAGTGGGCTACATCTGCTGCCCTGCAGCGTTTAGGCTGGCCGGAAGGGCTCTGGCAGGGACGGCGGATCAGTGAAATGATGCCCCAGAGCCGGATTTTTGAGGTCCTGGCCGGAGGGCAGTCTCTGCGCTGTCGGGAGCTGACCTATATTGGAGAAACAATCCAGATCTCCTATCAACCTTGCTGGCGCGATGGGGAACTGCTGGGAGTCTGGGCGGTGATCGAACAACAGGAAAAAAGCTGTCTGGAACTGGAAGAAGAAGAAATAGGCGCTTCCCGACTCTTAATTCAAATGTATGAAACGCTGCTGGGTGACCTTCTATTAGGGCTGGCGGTAGTGGACAGCAATGGGGTCATCATTACCGTCAACCAGTACTGGGAAAAACTGTTCGGTGTCAATCTGGCTGAAATCCAGGGTATGCCTCTTAAAACCCTTTTTCCCGAA
This genomic interval carries:
- the groES gene encoding co-chaperone GroES; the protein is MIKPLGDRIVIKPLASEEVTASGIVLPDTAKEKPQEGEVVAVGNGRLLENGERIAPEVKVGDRVVYSKYAGTEVKYEGEEYLILNERDILAVIE
- the groL gene encoding chaperonin GroEL (60 kDa chaperone family; promotes refolding of misfolded polypeptides especially under stressful conditions; forms two stacked rings of heptamers to form a barrel-shaped 14mer; ends can be capped by GroES; misfolded proteins enter the barrel where they are refolded when GroES binds), whose product is MAKQIIFGEEARRALERGVNTLAEAVRVTLGPKGRNVVLEKKFGSPLITNDGVSIAREIELPDPFENMGAQLVKEVATKTNDVAGDGTTTATVLAQAIIREGLKNVAAGANPMILKKGIEKAVAVAVEEIKKMARPVESKEAIAQVASISAADPEIGNLIAEAMEKVGKDGVITVEESKGIGTTLDVVEGMNFDRGYISPYMVTDAERMEAVLNDPFILITDKKISSIQEILPVLEQVVKTGKPLLIIAEDVEGEALATLVVNKLRGTFNCVAVKAPGFGDRRKAMLEDIAILTGGQVISEELGRKLDAANLSMLGRARQVKVTKEETVIVDGAGSAEEIQKRVAQIRKQWEDATSEYDREKLQERLAKLAGGVAVIQVGAATETEMKEKKLRIEDALNATRAAVEEGIVAGGGTALVDVIPALAAIEAEGDEATGVAIVRKALEEPLRQIANNAGLEGSVIVEKVKSIDPGIGFNALTGEYVDMISAGIVDPAKVTRSALQNAASIAAMLLTTECLVADEPKKEEPAMPGGGMPPMM
- the cotE gene encoding outer spore coat protein CotE, translating into MECSRWEGQLREVMVQAVCARGEKNHILEFQLKPLHPASKVLGCWAADHNFSGSIIGDTVIINGDLELTVWYAYEQNQKTELLRERLNYLCEIELENLTGRLEQGEELHLTEEKEPQVSSYYLEEEEIKGAVEIGFTAEIMGLTKLRVLAYPAEED
- a CDS encoding DUF2627 family protein produces the protein MAKNTRKQTLLSFAKLFGAALLGAIGLDQVKEGLVLLAAVPGTSWPEALVRLVLGSAALLFGLYVILRFVYHYDKARGRVKNKIKFLE
- a CDS encoding glutaredoxin family protein — encoded protein: MDKKFKITVYSKENCCLCDKAKAIIDRVKRYWELEVEEVDITMDPQLFELYKEKIPVVAIDGEPIFFGKISELWLKRELARRGE